The genomic DNA AGTTATTGAGTTTTTAATTGCAATACTCAAAGCTGCTTTTTCTGTAATAATTTATACTTTAAAAGTTATTGTTAATAGCTGGAAAATAATAGTAGCTGTAGTAATAATTGCTTTTGTATTAGGTTATGCTTTTGAAAGAACCCGACCAATAACATACAGTTCTGAAATGTTGGTGGAGCCATATTTCGATTCAAAATACCAATTAGTTACAAATATTAAGTATTTTAATGCGCTTATTGCATCGCGTGATTTTGATGCGTTAGATGGTATATTTAATTCAGATTCTTCTACTCTAGATGTAAAGGATTTAAAAGGGTTTAAAGTAGAACCAGGACCAGAAACCGAGAATGATAGGATACTACAATATCAAAATTTCTCTAGACGTTTAGACTCAGTTCGAAAAGAAGATGTGGATTTTGAGCAATACATAGAAAATAGAAGTATATATTCGGGTAATTTATTTTTAATCACAGCCTATTCTAATAAAAGAGATATTTTTAAAAAATTAGAAGGAGGTGTATTGTCTGCTTTTACAAATCAATTTTCAGAAGAAGAGTTTACTAAAAAAGAGCAGCTTCGAGAAGTGCAAAAACAAAATCTTTTAACTCAACTCCAGGAAATAGACAGTTTAAAAACATTTTATCTTAGAGTTAGAGAACAAGAATCTAAAAAAAACAGCAAACAATTATCGCTTGGAAGTATACCATTATCTAGCGATAGTAAATCAACAACTCGAGAGTTTGAGCTTTTAGAAAAAGAAAATGAAATTAGAGATGAGTTAAATGCACTCGAAGAGCAAAAAATTGAACAAGATAAAGTGTTTGATGTTATTTCAAGTTTTCAACGGGTAGGTAATCAAAACATTACAATTTTTGATCGTTATTCTCTTATATTTCCTGTAATAGGCTTTGTTTTACTATGCGCGTTTTATCTAGTAAAAAGAGTTGTTATTTATGTTAAAAACTATGAAGAATAGAACACTATTAATTACTGGTGGTGCTGGTTTTATTGGGTCTAATTTTATACCATATTATTTAGAAACTAACCCGGATGTTCATGTTTTAAATTTAGATAAGTTAACTTATGCAGGAGACATATCTAATTTAAAAGAATTAGAAAATAATGATAGATATACCTTTGTACAAGGCGATATTTGTGACAGAGCTTTAGTAGAAAAATTATTTGAAGCACATAATTTTATTGGAGTTATCCATTTTGCTGCAGAGTCTCATGTAGATAATTCAATAAAAAATCCAAGTGCTTTTATAGACACAAATATTACAGGAACATTTAATTTATTAGATGTTGCAAAAAAACATTGGATGGAAGGTCCTAACCAAGTAAAAGCAGGCTTTGAGAATGCAAGGTTTCACCACATATCAACAGACGAGGTTTATGGCACATTAGGAGTAACTGGCTTATTTACAGAGCAAACACCTTATGCACCAAACAGTCCGTATAGTGCATCAAAAGCCGCTTCAGATTTTATTATACGCAGTTATTTTCATACCTATGGTATGAACGTGGTTACAACAAACTGTTCAAATAATTATGGCCCTAAACAACACGACGAAAAATTAATACCAACAATTATTAGAAAAGCCATTTCTGGAGAAAGTATCCCAATTTATGGCGATGGTAAAAATATTCGTGATTGGTTATATGTTTTAGACCACTGTAAAGGTATTGCCTTAGCGTTTAAAAAAGGTAAAGCCGGTGAAACATATAATATTGGCGGAAGAAATGAACGAGACAATTTGTATATTGTAAATACAATTTGCAAAATTCTAGATAAAATTAAACCATCTAAAACGTCGTATAAAGAACAAATAACATTTGTAAAAGATAGACCAGGTCATGATTTTAGATACGCTATAGATGCTTCTAAAATAGAAAATGAATTAGCTTGGGAAGCTAACGAAAACTTTGAATCTGGAATACAGAAAACCATAGAGTGGTATTTAAATAAATATAAAGCATAAAAAATATGAAAGGTATAATATTGGCAGGTGGATCTGGAACACGTTTACACCCATTAACATTAGCAGTAAGCAAACAGTTAATGCCAATATAT from Lacinutrix sp. 5H-3-7-4 includes the following:
- the rfbB gene encoding dTDP-glucose 4,6-dehydratase, whose translation is MKNRTLLITGGAGFIGSNFIPYYLETNPDVHVLNLDKLTYAGDISNLKELENNDRYTFVQGDICDRALVEKLFEAHNFIGVIHFAAESHVDNSIKNPSAFIDTNITGTFNLLDVAKKHWMEGPNQVKAGFENARFHHISTDEVYGTLGVTGLFTEQTPYAPNSPYSASKAASDFIIRSYFHTYGMNVVTTNCSNNYGPKQHDEKLIPTIIRKAISGESIPIYGDGKNIRDWLYVLDHCKGIALAFKKGKAGETYNIGGRNERDNLYIVNTICKILDKIKPSKTSYKEQITFVKDRPGHDFRYAIDASKIENELAWEANENFESGIQKTIEWYLNKYKA